One stretch of Tepidibacter hydrothermalis DNA includes these proteins:
- the fliB gene encoding flagellin lysine-N-methylase, with translation MGKIRKIFVPSYMEKFKCIGSSCEDTCCAGWRITIDRKTHKKYEKINDINLKREFKRNISRNRSNSSELSYSKIKLSKDGMCPFLDETKLCGIQSKLGSSYLSNTCATYPRISNLVDGTIEKSLTLSCPEAARIALLNEEGISFKELEEDYETRNVINNIDFEGKPIKYFWEIRTFSMQIMKSRDYELWERLIILGLFYKKIDELIENNDSNKIVEAIDLYTELIINGDFKKTLARIPSKNTIQMELLKELADEKIFLGVNNEKYWQHFSTFLHGINYTNDDRKEVIGERYKNALEEYYNPLLKKYSYVLENYLVNYMFRTVFPFGRYKTIFENYIMLVVHYSLMKMQLIGIAGYYEENFNLDIVLKFIQSFDKVIEHDNKYLNYVLELLNKNNYTTMGYMSILIKD, from the coding sequence ATGGGTAAAATTAGAAAAATATTTGTACCAAGCTATATGGAAAAATTTAAATGTATTGGTTCAAGCTGTGAAGATACTTGTTGCGCAGGCTGGAGAATTACTATAGATCGTAAAACACATAAAAAATATGAGAAAATAAATGATATAAATTTAAAAAGAGAGTTTAAAAGAAATATTTCCCGAAATCGCTCAAACTCATCAGAATTATCATATTCTAAAATAAAATTATCTAAAGATGGAATGTGTCCATTTTTGGATGAAACTAAGCTTTGTGGTATACAGTCAAAGTTAGGATCTTCGTATCTTTCAAATACTTGTGCTACTTATCCAAGAATATCTAATCTAGTTGATGGAACTATTGAAAAATCATTAACTTTATCATGTCCTGAAGCAGCTAGAATAGCATTATTAAATGAAGAGGGAATATCATTTAAGGAATTAGAAGAAGATTATGAGACAAGAAATGTTATAAATAATATTGATTTTGAAGGGAAACCAATTAAATATTTTTGGGAAATTAGGACTTTTTCAATGCAAATTATGAAAAGTAGAGATTATGAATTGTGGGAAAGATTGATAATTTTAGGCTTATTTTATAAAAAAATAGATGAATTAATAGAAAACAATGATAGTAATAAAATTGTAGAGGCTATAGATTTATATACAGAATTGATTATAAATGGAGATTTCAAAAAAACTTTAGCAAGGATACCTTCAAAGAATACTATACAAATGGAGCTTTTAAAAGAATTAGCTGATGAAAAAATATTTTTAGGTGTTAATAACGAAAAATATTGGCAGCATTTTTCAACATTTCTGCATGGTATAAATTATACTAATGATGATAGGAAAGAAGTTATAGGAGAAAGGTACAAAAATGCATTAGAAGAATATTATAATCCTCTTTTAAAAAAATATTCATATGTATTAGAAAATTATCTAGTGAATTATATGTTTAGAACTGTATTTCCTTTTGGAAGATACAAAACTATTTTTGAAAATTATATAATGCTAGTAGTTCATTATTCACTTATGAAAATGCAGTTAATAGGTATAGCAGGATATTATGAAGAGAATTTCAATTTAGATATAGTACTAAAGTTTATTCAATCCTTTGATAAAGTAATTGAACATGATAATAAATATTTGAATTATGTATTGGAGTTGTTAAATAAAAATAATTATACGACAATGGGATATATGTCAATACTTATAAAGGATTAA
- a CDS encoding carbon storage regulator, protein MLVLGRKPGEYIVIDEKIKVKVVKSESGQLRLAIDAPREMRIVRGEVWEEENAQTVV, encoded by the coding sequence ATGTTAGTATTAGGCAGGAAGCCAGGAGAGTACATAGTAATTGATGAAAAGATAAAAGTAAAAGTTGTGAAAAGTGAAAGTGGACAACTAAGACTTGCTATAGATGCTCCAAGAGAAATGAGAATAGTAAGAGGCGAAGTTTGGGAAGAAGAAAACGCACAAACTGTAGTTTAA
- a CDS encoding carbon storage regulator: MLVLGRKPEEYVVIDEKIKVKVIKSENGLLRLAIDAPKDMNIIRGENWESLQEK, from the coding sequence GTGTTAGTATTAGGCAGGAAGCCAGAAGAATATGTAGTAATTGATGAAAAAATAAAAGTAAAAGTTATAAAGAGTGAAAATGGGTTGTTAAGACTTGCAATAGATGCTCCTAAAGATATGAACATAATAAGAGGAGAAAATTGGGAAAGTCTACAAGAAAAATAA
- a CDS encoding flagellin translates to MIINHNMNAMNAHRMMSSNTVASGKSMEKLSSGLRINRAGDDAAGLAISEKMRAQIRGLDQAGRNAQDGISMIQTAEGALNETESILQRMRELSVQSSNDTNNADDREAIQKEITQLTEEIDRIGNTTEFNTQKLIDGSIGAKKVAGTDNAAVVGTAVGKATSAKGASATAYVTGTDKFNTLDKTVENTIIVDGAKISFKLETDERVAEYKAAGTDTTKLANLVQEDINKAIDLYNSKNGTDVAHVKASFDGSTKLNITSGTTGTTSTISADKQTTNGIFNLTKFSSAGAVALVSGKEGTYTDAGAAAVKAAQSLSGDAAKMKFTVDGTEIEIDLVGTGTKSFTDATDAAKGDDMNTLAAKLEADLNKAIDNYNDTVGTDKEVDHVKLSVKDGSFVVESGSDEASSSIKFDNSEAAQLLGLANQSSATQGGGVDFQIGANEGQKMNVTIEDMRSDAIGVADVDLSTKEGAQEATTKIDAAIKSVSAQRADLGAFQNRLEHTINNLGTSSENLTAAESRIRDVDMAKEMLAFSKNNILNQASQAMLAQAKQQPQAVLQLLR, encoded by the coding sequence ATGATAATTAACCACAATATGAATGCAATGAATGCACACAGAATGATGAGTAGTAATACAGTAGCATCTGGAAAATCTATGGAGAAGTTATCTTCAGGTCTTAGAATAAACAGAGCTGGAGACGATGCAGCAGGACTTGCTATATCTGAAAAAATGAGAGCTCAAATAAGAGGTCTTGACCAAGCAGGAAGAAATGCTCAAGATGGTATTTCTATGATTCAAACAGCAGAAGGTGCTTTAAATGAAACTGAATCTATTCTTCAAAGAATGAGAGAATTATCAGTACAATCATCAAATGATACTAATAATGCTGATGATAGAGAAGCTATTCAAAAGGAAATCACTCAATTAACAGAGGAAATAGATAGAATAGGAAATACAACAGAATTCAATACTCAAAAATTAATTGATGGTTCAATAGGAGCTAAAAAAGTTGCAGGAACTGATAATGCAGCGGTTGTTGGAACAGCAGTTGGTAAAGCAACATCAGCTAAAGGAGCAAGTGCTACGGCATATGTAACTGGAACAGATAAGTTTAATACATTAGATAAAACTGTAGAGAATACGATAATAGTTGATGGAGCAAAAATTAGCTTTAAGCTTGAGACTGATGAGAGAGTTGCTGAATATAAAGCAGCAGGAACAGATACAACTAAATTAGCAAACTTAGTTCAAGAAGATATTAATAAAGCTATAGATCTATACAATTCAAAGAATGGAACAGATGTTGCTCATGTTAAAGCTTCATTTGATGGTAGTACTAAACTAAATATAACTTCAGGAACAACTGGAACAACATCTACAATATCAGCAGATAAACAGACAACTAATGGAATATTTAATCTTACAAAGTTCTCATCAGCAGGAGCTGTAGCTTTAGTATCAGGTAAGGAAGGAACGTATACTGATGCAGGAGCAGCAGCTGTAAAGGCGGCTCAAAGCTTATCTGGAGATGCTGCTAAAATGAAGTTTACAGTAGATGGAACAGAAATAGAAATAGACTTAGTTGGAACTGGTACTAAGTCTTTCACAGATGCAACAGATGCAGCTAAAGGTGACGATATGAATACATTAGCTGCAAAGTTAGAAGCAGATTTAAATAAAGCTATTGACAACTATAATGATACTGTTGGAACAGATAAAGAAGTTGATCATGTTAAACTATCAGTTAAAGATGGATCTTTTGTAGTAGAGAGCGGATCTGATGAAGCATCAAGTAGCATTAAATTTGATAATAGTGAAGCAGCACAATTACTTGGTTTAGCTAATCAAAGTAGTGCTACTCAAGGTGGAGGGGTAGACTTCCAAATTGGTGCAAATGAAGGACAAAAAATGAATGTTACAATAGAAGATATGAGATCAGATGCTATTGGAGTAGCTGATGTTGATTTATCAACTAAGGAAGGAGCTCAAGAAGCAACTACTAAAATAGATGCAGCTATTAAAAGTGTATCTGCACAAAGAGCTGATCTTGGTGCATTCCAAAATAGATTAGAGCATACAATAAATAACTTAGGAACATCTTCAGAAAACTTAACAGCAGCTGAATCAAGAATTAGAGACGTAGATATGGCTAAGGAAATGCTTGCATTTAGTAAGAATAACATTCTTAACCAAGCTTCTCAAGCAATGCTTGCACAAGCTAAACAACAACCACAAGCAGTACTTCAACTTTTAAGATAA
- the fliB gene encoding flagellin lysine-N-methylase — translation MSNLNKRTLLTPQYMKNFKCIGGACEDTCCVGWGIHIDKETYKKYRNCKDKQMREHLNKNITRQRSNPSNIAYAKIRLDEDKGCPFLSENKLCEIYSNLGEEYLSLTCTDYPRMYNKVNGVIEKSASMSCPEAARLALLNPNVMEFDQIEEHFNKKVLKGKEINTHKTNSSNKIERYFQELRVFTIQILQNREYELWERLIILGLFYQKLDEYIKDDKINEIPELIQSYINDIYSDKYKGVFESIPTQITVQMELLKELTDDRVLRGVASDRYMQCLKECLIGIMYTEEATKEEISQRYKLAYEKYYNPYMSRHEYILENYLVNYVFKNVFPSSKKDDIFDTYVMMIIHYSMIKMHLIGMAGFYKEKFEDKHVIKLIQAFAKVIEHNESYLENAYKLLKLNGFTTMSYMAILLKN, via the coding sequence ATGAGCAATTTAAATAAAAGAACATTACTTACCCCACAATATATGAAAAACTTTAAATGTATAGGTGGTGCCTGTGAGGATACATGCTGTGTAGGATGGGGTATTCATATAGATAAAGAAACATATAAAAAATACAGAAATTGCAAAGATAAGCAAATGAGAGAGCACTTAAATAAAAATATTACTAGACAGCGTTCAAATCCATCTAATATAGCATATGCTAAGATAAGATTAGATGAAGATAAGGGTTGTCCATTTTTATCTGAGAATAAATTATGTGAAATATATTCAAATTTAGGTGAAGAATATCTTTCATTAACATGTACAGATTATCCTAGAATGTATAACAAAGTTAATGGTGTTATAGAAAAATCAGCTTCTATGTCTTGTCCAGAAGCAGCAAGGTTAGCTTTATTAAACCCTAATGTTATGGAGTTTGATCAAATAGAAGAACATTTTAATAAAAAAGTTTTGAAAGGTAAAGAAATAAATACACATAAAACAAATAGTTCTAATAAAATAGAAAGATACTTCCAAGAATTACGAGTATTTACTATTCAAATACTTCAAAACAGAGAATATGAATTATGGGAAAGACTTATAATATTGGGTTTGTTTTATCAAAAACTAGATGAATACATTAAGGATGATAAGATTAACGAAATACCAGAACTTATACAATCATATATAAATGATATATATAGTGATAAATATAAGGGAGTTTTTGAATCTATTCCTACTCAAATAACTGTTCAAATGGAGTTATTAAAAGAGTTAACAGATGACAGAGTTTTAAGAGGAGTAGCTAGTGATAGATACATGCAGTGCTTAAAAGAATGTTTAATTGGAATAATGTACACTGAGGAAGCCACTAAAGAAGAAATATCACAAAGATATAAATTAGCTTATGAAAAATATTATAATCCATATATGTCTAGGCATGAATATATATTAGAAAATTACTTGGTTAATTATGTATTTAAAAATGTATTCCCATCAAGTAAAAAAGATGATATATTTGATACTTATGTAATGATGATAATACATTATTCTATGATAAAAATGCATTTGATAGGAATGGCTGGATTTTATAAGGAGAAATTTGAAGATAAACATGTTATAAAACTTATACAAGCTTTTGCAAAGGTTATAGAACATAATGAAAGCTATTTAGAAAATGCGTACAAGTTACTAAAATTAAATGGATTTACAACAATGTCATATATGGCAATTTTATTAAAAAATTAA